The following are encoded together in the Synergistaceae bacterium genome:
- the recG gene encoding ATP-dependent DNA helicase RecG, which translates to MTKNSSNVQLTSPVTILEGLGPKKAEAFSRLGVCTLEDMFFFMPRRYEDRRNPKPLASLVPGSVDCAVAAVSDIQTGGGRTEALLEDSTGTAEVVWFTDKIGSFVRKGMRLAVYGTLSDKYIVPHFTHPEFEILKRGAVPSLIGKIFPIYPGTADLTQRAIKKFVDLALDLYSEDCLKEFLPQRVLKRYGMMSLRDAVMKIHRPDDEMSFVKARNRLSFDEFYLLQAGVIMRRNSEEGQSQAQPLTAGEKFKAFMDNLPFALTDAQRIAGTEILDDMEKPRPMNRLLQGDVGSGKTIVAVIAMLAACDSGAQAAFMAPTEILATQHYLKLSKLLEPLGLKVALLTGSLRASERKRLLDEIYCGNVNIVVGTHAVFSEDVDFLNLALVIVDEQHRFGVLQRGALISKGKAPHVLAMTATPIPRTLILSVYGDLGVSVLNELPPGRQKIRTISLSPAEFRKVPKMIREHVSRGEQVYWVCPLIDEGERDLASVNDTCERLRSLLPEMRIAAIHGRLPVNEKAEIMNDFSAGNIDVLVATVVIEVGVDVPNATMIVIEDAGQFGLAQLHQLRGRVGRGEAASTCVLLENTDITDEGRARVEAMVSTTDGFELAEMDLRQRGAGEICGTRQHGVTDFRVADLVRDEKILTLARKEAQSLLDEDPELNSEPLLKREILRRLGGVLELAATS; encoded by the coding sequence TTGACGAAGAACAGCAGTAACGTACAGCTCACTTCACCCGTAACAATCCTTGAGGGTCTGGGCCCGAAGAAAGCCGAAGCATTCTCGCGGCTGGGGGTCTGCACGCTCGAGGATATGTTCTTCTTCATGCCCCGACGCTACGAGGACAGGCGCAACCCCAAGCCCTTAGCCTCGCTTGTGCCGGGAAGCGTGGACTGTGCTGTTGCGGCGGTCAGCGACATACAGACCGGCGGCGGAAGAACAGAAGCCCTCCTCGAGGACAGCACGGGCACAGCGGAAGTTGTGTGGTTCACCGACAAGATAGGCAGCTTTGTGCGCAAGGGTATGCGGCTTGCTGTTTACGGGACATTGAGCGACAAATACATAGTGCCTCACTTCACTCACCCTGAGTTCGAGATTCTCAAGAGAGGAGCAGTACCCTCGCTCATCGGCAAAATCTTTCCCATCTATCCCGGCACTGCAGACCTCACGCAGAGGGCAATCAAGAAATTCGTTGACCTTGCACTGGATCTGTACTCTGAAGACTGCCTGAAAGAGTTTCTGCCTCAGAGAGTCTTGAAGCGTTACGGAATGATGAGCCTCCGTGATGCCGTGATGAAGATACACCGCCCCGACGATGAAATGTCATTCGTGAAGGCGCGCAACAGGTTATCATTCGACGAGTTCTACCTTCTGCAGGCTGGAGTGATAATGCGCCGGAACTCTGAGGAAGGACAGTCGCAGGCACAGCCCCTCACTGCCGGTGAAAAGTTCAAGGCGTTCATGGACAACCTGCCGTTTGCGCTGACGGATGCACAGAGGATAGCGGGCACAGAGATTCTCGACGACATGGAGAAGCCACGCCCGATGAACAGGCTGCTTCAAGGCGACGTGGGCTCGGGGAAAACGATTGTTGCGGTGATTGCGATGCTTGCGGCGTGTGATTCGGGTGCACAGGCGGCATTCATGGCACCTACTGAGATTCTCGCAACACAGCACTACCTCAAGCTCTCGAAGCTCCTCGAACCCTTAGGCCTGAAAGTCGCGCTCTTGACCGGAAGCCTGAGAGCCTCCGAGCGCAAAAGACTACTCGACGAGATTTACTGCGGGAACGTGAATATAGTTGTGGGCACTCACGCGGTCTTCTCTGAGGATGTCGACTTCCTGAACCTCGCGCTGGTTATCGTCGACGAACAGCACAGGTTCGGAGTCCTTCAGCGCGGGGCGTTAATCTCGAAGGGCAAAGCTCCCCACGTTCTGGCAATGACCGCAACACCAATCCCGCGAACGTTAATCCTGTCAGTTTACGGCGACTTAGGAGTCTCTGTGCTTAACGAGCTTCCTCCGGGACGGCAGAAGATACGCACAATCTCTCTCAGTCCTGCGGAGTTCCGCAAAGTCCCGAAGATGATTCGTGAGCATGTTTCGCGCGGAGAGCAGGTGTACTGGGTCTGCCCTCTTATCGACGAGGGAGAAAGAGACCTTGCCTCTGTGAACGATACTTGCGAACGTCTGCGAAGCCTCTTGCCGGAAATGAGGATAGCGGCAATTCACGGCCGTCTGCCCGTAAACGAGAAGGCAGAAATCATGAATGACTTTTCCGCCGGGAATATAGATGTGCTCGTCGCTACGGTGGTGATTGAAGTCGGCGTAGATGTCCCGAACGCAACAATGATAGTGATTGAGGACGCGGGACAGTTCGGGCTTGCGCAGCTTCACCAGCTGAGGGGGCGCGTAGGAAGAGGGGAGGCGGCGAGCACGTGCGTACTGCTCGAGAACACGGACATTACGGACGAGGGACGTGCGAGGGTTGAAGCGATGGTTTCGACGACGGACGGCTTCGAGCTTGCGGAAATGGACTTGCGGCAGAGAGGTGCGGGAGAGATCTGCGGGACGAGACAGCACGGGGTTACAGATTTCCGTGTGGCTGACCTTGTGAGGGACGAGAAGATTCTGACGCTCGCGCGCAAGGAAGCACAGTCTCTCCTCGATGAAGACCCCGAGTTAAACTCTGAACCACTGCTTAAGCGGGAGATACTGCGACGGCTCGGCGGGGTTCTGGAACTGGCGGCGACATCATGA
- a CDS encoding HAMP domain-containing histidine kinase: protein MINRSLRAHFLGLYVMLAVLSGIVVPALSVMLSVHTFRLYQINRRQADLENLGDSLSALYAEEGGVWKRRRVMDILRPAPQWAGMTITLIDGRNSEVFTLRPMMQNNHGGRRSTPPAPEPTASETERITITLPKNIGRLEIERQLPTGRYEQSFISYLTRYNLCGALIMIAAACTLGWFVAGRLSRPVIRAIERTKSIARGEYGADEPEHSIGIRELDALTRGVEDLGRSLAGQEKLRRRLMVDVAHELRTPLTVTRTQIEAITDGILEPTPERLTLCVNEMQRLADLIGNIDVLTRLEGETLTIHTESTDMKKFLEPVMESFRPLFGKAGIELSAELEGECTCEVDREKFRHVIDNLLSNALRYTDEGGKVSVKLRRGGENVIISVKDTGIGIAEKDLPNIFERFYRADESRTRVTGGSGVGLAIVKAAVEAHGGKISVESTKGEGSCFTITLKQA from the coding sequence ATGATAAATAGATCCTTGCGCGCACACTTCTTAGGGCTGTACGTCATGCTTGCTGTGCTCTCGGGGATAGTTGTTCCGGCGTTAAGCGTGATGCTCAGCGTCCACACGTTCAGGCTGTACCAGATAAACCGGCGGCAGGCTGACCTCGAGAACTTAGGCGACTCGCTCTCTGCTCTGTATGCTGAAGAAGGCGGAGTCTGGAAGCGCAGGAGGGTGATGGACATTCTGCGTCCTGCTCCGCAGTGGGCGGGGATGACGATAACGCTGATTGACGGCAGGAACAGCGAGGTGTTCACGCTTCGCCCGATGATGCAGAACAATCACGGCGGGAGACGCTCGACACCTCCTGCTCCTGAACCTACAGCGTCAGAGACCGAACGCATCACCATCACGCTCCCGAAAAACATCGGCAGGCTGGAGATTGAGCGTCAGCTTCCGACGGGACGCTATGAGCAGTCGTTCATCTCCTACCTCACGCGCTACAACCTGTGCGGTGCGTTAATCATGATTGCCGCCGCGTGTACTCTGGGCTGGTTCGTTGCGGGAAGGCTGAGCCGTCCTGTGATACGTGCAATCGAGCGCACGAAGAGCATTGCGCGCGGGGAATACGGCGCGGACGAGCCGGAACACAGCATCGGCATCAGGGAGCTTGACGCACTCACTCGTGGTGTCGAGGACTTAGGGAGGTCTCTTGCGGGTCAGGAGAAGCTGAGACGACGGCTGATGGTTGACGTTGCCCACGAGCTGAGGACTCCGCTGACGGTTACGAGGACGCAGATTGAGGCCATCACGGACGGAATACTCGAGCCCACGCCCGAGAGATTAACCCTGTGCGTGAACGAGATGCAGAGGCTGGCTGACCTCATCGGGAATATCGACGTGCTGACGAGGCTTGAGGGGGAAACTCTCACGATTCACACGGAGAGCACGGACATGAAGAAGTTTCTTGAGCCGGTGATGGAGTCTTTCAGGCCGCTGTTCGGCAAGGCAGGGATAGAGCTTTCGGCAGAGCTTGAGGGCGAGTGCACTTGCGAGGTTGACCGTGAGAAGTTCCGGCACGTAATCGACAACCTCCTGAGCAACGCACTGCGCTACACTGACGAAGGCGGAAAGGTCAGCGTGAAGCTCCGGCGCGGGGGTGAGAACGTAATCATCTCAGTGAAGGATACGGGCATCGGCATAGCGGAGAAAGACCTGCCCAACATCTTCGAGCGTTTCTACAGGGCGGACGAGTCGAGGACGCGCGTTACGGGAGGCAGCGGCGTGGGGCTGGCAATCGTGAAGGCGGCGGTTGAGGCGCACGGCGGGAAGATAAGCGTTGAGAGCACTAAGGGAGAAGGGAGCTGCTTCACTATCACGCTCAAACAAGCCTAA
- a CDS encoding GTP cyclohydrolase I FolE2 has translation MKDVQNERDSRSIQIDRVGVKNVSYPITALDHDNRTQSTIASVSMSVMLPREYRGTHMSRFIETLEEYRGRVSPSNLEAFTRRLCEKLNASESSVSFAFPYYFRKHAPISGIESFSKCDITLQASYAETFDMVITLGLNVQTLCPCSKEISDNGAHNQRALVELSVRCEGLLWFEEMIEMIEASASAPLYTLLKREDEKYITELAYSRPRFVEDVLRELAVRLDAENRILWYRVNVTSYESIHGHDAFAEIERDKR, from the coding sequence ATGAAGGACGTACAGAACGAACGCGACTCCCGCAGCATCCAGATCGACCGCGTGGGCGTGAAGAACGTCTCCTACCCCATAACCGCCCTCGACCACGACAACAGAACCCAGAGCACGATTGCTTCCGTCTCAATGAGCGTAATGCTCCCGCGCGAGTACAGAGGCACGCACATGAGCCGCTTCATCGAGACCCTCGAGGAGTACAGGGGCAGAGTTTCCCCCTCGAACCTCGAAGCCTTCACCCGCCGACTCTGCGAGAAGCTCAACGCCTCAGAAAGCTCCGTGTCCTTCGCCTTCCCCTACTACTTCCGAAAGCACGCGCCGATCTCCGGCATAGAGAGCTTCAGCAAGTGCGACATCACCCTTCAGGCGAGCTACGCAGAGACTTTCGACATGGTCATAACACTCGGCCTCAACGTCCAGACCCTGTGCCCGTGCTCAAAGGAGATTTCCGACAACGGAGCACACAACCAGCGCGCACTCGTAGAACTCTCCGTTAGGTGCGAGGGGCTGTTGTGGTTTGAGGAGATGATAGAGATGATTGAGGCTTCGGCTTCTGCACCCCTCTACACCCTACTGAAGCGTGAGGACGAGAAGTACATCACCGAGCTGGCTTACAGCAGGCCGCGATTCGTTGAGGACGTGCTCCGGGAACTCGCAGTGAGGCTCGACGCAGAGAACCGAATCCTGTGGTACAGGGTAAACGTTACGAGCTACGAGAGCATTCACGGGCACGACGCGTTTGCGGAGATCGAGAGGGACAAGCGTTGA
- a CDS encoding amino acid ABC transporter permease has protein sequence MSQILYRILIQGGSYLTILKGLRATVEISLYSLVFGTLLGAVVCALRMSHVKLLRFLAGMYIVILRGSPVLMLLMLMYYGVFARSSLEAQTIAVITFSMNTAAHVAELLRASISATDSGQVEAARTLGFSAWQAFRLVTLPQVVRIAKPVYQSAIINLIQWTSVVGYVSITDLTRVINNTASRTMQPMPTIIIGMLIYLAMAYIVHGLFALSEWRGHHESY, from the coding sequence TTGTCGCAGATTCTCTACAGGATACTTATTCAGGGCGGCTCGTACCTGACGATCCTTAAGGGGCTTCGTGCTACCGTCGAAATCTCGCTGTACTCGCTCGTGTTCGGGACACTGCTCGGGGCTGTCGTGTGCGCGCTGAGGATGTCGCACGTGAAGCTGCTCAGATTCTTGGCCGGAATGTACATCGTGATTCTGCGGGGCTCGCCGGTGCTGATGCTGCTGATGCTGATGTATTACGGAGTGTTTGCGCGGAGCTCCCTCGAGGCACAGACAATCGCCGTTATCACCTTCTCGATGAACACGGCCGCACATGTCGCGGAACTCCTCAGAGCCTCAATCAGCGCGACGGACTCCGGCCAAGTCGAAGCGGCAAGAACGCTGGGGTTCAGTGCGTGGCAGGCCTTCAGGCTCGTAACGTTGCCGCAGGTCGTGCGCATCGCAAAACCCGTCTACCAGTCCGCAATCATCAACCTCATACAGTGGACGAGCGTTGTGGGTTACGTCTCAATCACTGACTTGACGCGCGTAATCAACAACACGGCTTCGCGCACGATGCAGCCTATGCCGACGATAATCATCGGGATGCTGATTTATCTTGCGATGGCGTATATCGTTCACGGGCTGTTTGCTCTGTCGGAATGGAGGGGACACCATGAGTCTTATTGA
- a CDS encoding DivIVA domain-containing protein — protein sequence MSDLLTAKDVEVKVFKKARFGGYSVPEVEDFLNQIADDLEAYAIQLDEKDARIAELEAYAKKQEEMTDAIKDALIQARQAAKEMEDKAQSEHDAIIAEAQAEAARIIAEADATVQARVDEAERRSTDILSEARISAAEIMQASKEKRDKAEQTRAALEQEIAALRQQAEEEAQAILASARAEARRLLADTQQEAAEYQKEIQFLSLRKQQFLKDTVALLLDFGKIIETAQEDFDDVPEPSLPAEEIAVMPEDSTPAVDEEQQ from the coding sequence ATGAGCGATCTCCTGACTGCGAAAGACGTTGAGGTAAAAGTCTTTAAGAAGGCACGTTTCGGCGGATATTCTGTGCCTGAGGTGGAGGACTTTCTGAATCAGATTGCGGATGACCTCGAGGCCTACGCGATACAGCTAGACGAGAAGGATGCCCGCATCGCAGAGCTCGAAGCCTACGCCAAGAAGCAGGAAGAGATGACCGACGCAATCAAGGACGCATTGATTCAGGCACGTCAGGCCGCGAAGGAGATGGAGGACAAAGCGCAGTCCGAGCACGACGCGATAATCGCCGAAGCTCAGGCTGAAGCCGCCCGAATCATCGCCGAAGCAGATGCGACGGTTCAGGCGCGTGTCGACGAGGCAGAGAGACGCTCGACGGACATACTCTCAGAGGCCAGAATCTCCGCCGCCGAAATCATGCAGGCCTCGAAGGAGAAGCGCGACAAGGCCGAGCAGACCCGTGCCGCACTCGAGCAGGAGATAGCCGCGTTGAGGCAGCAGGCAGAGGAGGAAGCTCAGGCGATCTTGGCCTCAGCACGTGCGGAAGCCCGCAGACTTCTCGCCGACACTCAGCAGGAAGCCGCCGAGTACCAGAAGGAGATACAGTTCCTGAGCCTGAGGAAGCAGCAGTTCCTGAAGGACACTGTGGCACTTCTGCTGGACTTCGGGAAGATAATCGAGACTGCGCAGGAAGACTTTGACGACGTTCCCGAACCTTCTCTTCCCGCCGAAGAAATCGCCGTAATGCCTGAGGACAGCACGCCCGCAGTTGACGAAGAACAGCAGTAA
- a CDS encoding cell division protein SepF produces MNIMKFFGFESDDDDYDDDESYQEDRRTSSRKSPAKSTRSPSQGNPSASGRLVRYKGVASDADKLRLRDAFNEGAMILIDLNEFDQREFEESGKDFITFMGGIAFSRGGKVNFIEPAQYLLTPRADMYETWPEGSDIE; encoded by the coding sequence TTGAACATAATGAAGTTTTTCGGGTTCGAGAGTGATGACGACGATTACGACGACGACGAAAGCTACCAGGAAGACAGACGTACATCCAGCAGAAAATCTCCGGCCAAGAGCACGCGTTCACCTTCGCAGGGCAACCCCAGCGCATCCGGCAGGCTCGTTCGCTACAAGGGAGTAGCGTCCGACGCGGACAAGCTCCGTCTTCGCGATGCCTTCAACGAGGGCGCAATGATTCTGATAGACCTCAACGAATTTGACCAGCGCGAGTTTGAGGAGAGCGGCAAGGACTTCATCACCTTCATGGGAGGGATAGCGTTCTCTCGGGGCGGAAAGGTGAACTTCATCGAGCCCGCTCAGTACCTCCTTACTCCCAGAGCCGACATGTACGAGACCTGGCCGGAAGGGAGCGACATCGAATGA
- a CDS encoding nitronate monooxygenase has translation MSVPVLRIGKYQPRYPLIQGGMGVDISGPNLAGHVAKCGAIGTIASVGIAHNSPLFSVEAHNYFDVNEIVIREAVAKAKSIAGPEGIIAVNCMVALTDYDRQVRSSAEGGANIIISGAGLPLRLPDYTKDFPDVALVPIVSSAKAASLITRHWEKKYHRVPDAFVVEEPATAGGHLGAMTIEQVYDPALRLENAVPDVVRYVAEEMKSDIPVIAAGGIWDRSDLERVFALGAKGVQMGTRFACTVEGDASDRFKQAYIDAKEEDVVLIHSPAGLPGRAIKNPFVAKYLEGEVESKPCFANCLTHCRYRKTRETFCIAAALVDAQVGNWETGLFFCGSNVVKVNKVERVADIIAELFE, from the coding sequence ATGTCTGTACCTGTTTTGAGAATAGGGAAATACCAGCCTCGTTATCCTCTTATTCAGGGCGGGATGGGAGTCGATATATCCGGCCCTAACTTGGCGGGGCATGTTGCGAAGTGCGGAGCGATAGGCACAATAGCCAGCGTAGGTATTGCGCACAATTCTCCTCTGTTCTCTGTCGAGGCGCACAATTATTTTGACGTAAACGAGATAGTTATCAGGGAAGCTGTCGCGAAGGCGAAGAGCATTGCAGGCCCTGAAGGGATAATCGCGGTGAACTGCATGGTGGCTCTGACGGACTATGACAGGCAGGTGCGTTCGTCGGCTGAAGGAGGGGCGAACATAATCATCTCTGGTGCGGGACTGCCCTTGAGACTGCCGGACTACACGAAGGATTTTCCTGATGTCGCGCTTGTGCCGATAGTGAGTTCTGCGAAGGCCGCGAGCCTCATCACCCGGCACTGGGAGAAAAAGTATCACCGTGTGCCTGATGCGTTCGTCGTGGAAGAGCCTGCGACTGCGGGCGGGCATCTGGGAGCAATGACAATCGAGCAGGTTTACGACCCTGCGCTGCGTCTGGAGAACGCTGTTCCCGACGTGGTGAGGTATGTTGCCGAAGAGATGAAGAGCGACATTCCCGTGATAGCCGCCGGAGGAATCTGGGACAGGTCGGATCTCGAGAGAGTCTTTGCGCTCGGAGCTAAGGGCGTGCAGATGGGGACGCGTTTTGCGTGTACGGTCGAGGGCGATGCGTCGGACAGGTTCAAACAGGCGTACATCGACGCGAAGGAAGAGGACGTAGTTCTGATTCACAGCCCAGCAGGACTGCCGGGAAGGGCGATAAAGAATCCGTTTGTGGCCAAGTACCTTGAAGGCGAGGTTGAGAGCAAGCCATGTTTCGCGAACTGCCTGACGCACTGCCGGTACAGGAAGACAAGGGAGACGTTCTGCATTGCGGCGGCACTTGTTGACGCGCAGGTCGGGAACTGGGAGACGGGGCTGTTCTTCTGCGGGAGCAACGTCGTGAAGGTGAACAAGGTCGAACGTGTTGCGGACATTATTGCCGAGCTGTTCGAGTAA
- a CDS encoding YggS family pyridoxal phosphate-dependent enzyme produces the protein MNADEIYGRILEAASKAGRTDKVSFVAVSKTRTVEEMHEAENFSCVDFFGENRVQEAEAKRKVYGASRLQWRLIGHLQANKARKAVELFDSIDSIDSIELAERVDRIAGELHKVMPVLIEVNTSGEASKSGVEPEGFLRLADKVITLPNLRLDGLMTVGPITDTEREIRCAFAELRELAEKARASTGLALPVLSMGMSGDFEAAIAEGSTMVRIGTLLFGERDYTKH, from the coding sequence ATGAATGCAGACGAAATTTACGGCAGGATACTTGAAGCAGCATCGAAAGCGGGACGGACGGACAAGGTCAGCTTTGTTGCGGTGAGCAAGACCCGCACTGTCGAGGAGATGCATGAGGCAGAAAATTTCTCGTGCGTGGACTTTTTCGGCGAGAACAGAGTTCAGGAGGCGGAGGCCAAGAGGAAGGTTTACGGGGCTTCGCGTCTTCAGTGGCGGCTTATCGGGCATCTTCAGGCGAACAAAGCGCGCAAAGCAGTCGAGCTCTTCGACAGCATCGACAGCATCGACAGCATCGAGCTCGCTGAACGTGTCGACAGGATAGCCGGAGAACTTCACAAGGTCATGCCCGTGCTTATTGAGGTGAACACGTCGGGTGAGGCCAGCAAGTCGGGAGTTGAGCCAGAAGGTTTTTTGCGGCTTGCGGACAAAGTGATAACCCTACCGAACCTCAGGCTTGACGGACTTATGACCGTAGGGCCGATAACCGACACCGAGAGGGAGATTCGCTGTGCGTTCGCAGAACTTCGCGAGCTCGCGGAGAAGGCCAGAGCATCAACGGGACTCGCCTTGCCGGTGCTCTCAATGGGAATGAGCGGGGACTTTGAGGCGGCAATAGCTGAGGGCAGCACGATGGTGCGGATCGGTACTCTGCTGTTCGGCGAGAGAGATTACACCAAGCACTAA
- a CDS encoding RecX family transcriptional regulator: MTFEELREGLFSTLLRRPSTRRQALGFLERAHAPAEAVDALMAEAESMGLVDDEAFARLFADGHLQWGNLKIAHELSARGVSRADIDDALDEVEDEGERARELAESWRASGVEERKITSRLMSRGFTSRAVRSAVEQRNSE, from the coding sequence ATGACGTTCGAGGAACTGAGGGAAGGGCTGTTCAGCACGCTTCTACGGCGGCCAAGTACGCGGCGGCAGGCTCTGGGGTTTCTGGAGAGGGCACACGCACCTGCTGAGGCGGTTGACGCGCTGATGGCTGAGGCGGAGAGCATGGGGCTGGTGGACGATGAAGCGTTTGCGAGGCTGTTTGCGGACGGGCATCTGCAGTGGGGAAACCTGAAGATTGCGCACGAACTTTCTGCACGGGGAGTCTCACGGGCGGACATTGACGATGCACTTGACGAGGTAGAGGACGAAGGAGAGAGGGCGCGGGAGCTTGCGGAGTCGTGGCGGGCTTCAGGAGTTGAGGAGAGGAAGATAACTTCACGGTTAATGAGCAGGGGCTTCACGAGTCGGGCGGTACGTTCTGCGGTGGAGCAGAGAAATTCCGAGTAA
- a CDS encoding amino acid ABC transporter ATP-binding protein, producing the protein MSLIEVKGLCKSFGKLEVLRDVNLSVEEGERIAIIGGSGCGKSVFLRSLELLEVPDKGQIFIDGQEITAKGADVNRIRRSMGMVYQKFYLFSHMDVMDNLCLAPVKLAGVPRKDAEFQAMEWLAKVGLTSKAHAMPANLSGGQQQRIAICRSLMMKPKVLLFDEPTSALDPTMVGEVLAMIRMLTKHSMTMLIVTHEMNFAREVSDRVLFFADKGIYEQGTPAEIFDAPKREKTIAFIRKLKYFAYEVRERDFDLMALHGGIHDFAEKYGLSSRLTYRLELCCEELVYEMIAGCCAGDEVKIDAEILYSEADGSTAIVLTAEGREFNPFEHEDDDVHLGVLTLKRTAKNISYSFAGGTNRIEVTL; encoded by the coding sequence ATGAGTCTTATTGAGGTTAAGGGGCTGTGCAAGTCCTTCGGGAAGCTGGAGGTTCTGCGTGATGTGAATCTCTCTGTTGAGGAAGGCGAGCGCATCGCGATAATCGGCGGCTCAGGGTGCGGAAAGAGCGTGTTTCTCCGTTCGCTTGAGCTTCTCGAAGTGCCGGACAAGGGACAGATATTCATTGACGGTCAGGAAATCACGGCAAAGGGAGCGGACGTGAACAGGATACGGCGTTCTATGGGAATGGTGTACCAGAAATTCTATCTGTTCTCGCACATGGACGTGATGGACAATCTATGCCTTGCGCCCGTGAAGCTCGCAGGTGTTCCGCGCAAAGACGCAGAGTTTCAGGCTATGGAGTGGCTCGCGAAAGTCGGCCTGACCTCAAAGGCTCACGCGATGCCAGCGAATCTTTCCGGCGGACAACAGCAACGAATCGCAATCTGCCGGAGCCTCATGATGAAGCCGAAAGTTCTTCTGTTCGACGAACCGACGAGCGCACTTGACCCTACGATGGTCGGCGAGGTTCTGGCGATGATTCGGATGCTGACGAAGCACAGCATGACGATGCTCATCGTAACCCACGAGATGAATTTTGCCCGCGAGGTCTCTGACAGAGTGCTATTCTTTGCCGACAAAGGGATTTACGAGCAGGGGACACCGGCAGAGATTTTCGACGCACCGAAACGTGAGAAGACAATAGCCTTCATACGGAAGCTGAAGTATTTTGCGTACGAGGTGAGGGAGAGAGATTTTGACCTAATGGCACTTCACGGAGGGATTCACGATTTCGCGGAGAAGTACGGGCTGAGTTCGAGGCTGACTTACAGGCTGGAGCTGTGCTGTGAGGAGCTGGTTTACGAGATGATTGCGGGGTGCTGTGCCGGTGATGAGGTGAAGATTGACGCGGAAATCTTGTACTCTGAGGCGGACGGCTCGACAGCAATCGTGCTGACGGCGGAGGGCAGGGAGTTCAACCCGTTCGAGCATGAGGACGACGACGTGCACTTGGGCGTGTTGACGCTGAAGAGGACAGCGAAGAACATCAGCTACAGCTTCGCTGGCGGCACGAACAGAATCGAGGTTACGCTGTGA
- a CDS encoding response regulator transcription factor, with amino-acid sequence MKLLIVEDEASIAEVLIAYAKHDGFETAYASDGLAALEIFAHDDIDLVILDLMLPKLSGEEVCRRIREKSSVPIIMLTAKTSESDVVEGLDLGANDYVAKPFSTRVLMARVRAQLRPRETRDNIASGVCAGGRIEIDPERVELRKDGVPVPVTKSEFLIFSTLASRPIRTWSREEIIRSALGDDYDGFDRTIDTYIKNLRKKLAEPGHENGWIKTIYGFGYRFDDDK; translated from the coding sequence ATGAAGCTGCTTATCGTTGAGGATGAAGCCTCAATCGCCGAAGTCCTCATCGCTTACGCAAAGCACGACGGCTTTGAGACTGCTTATGCTTCCGACGGGCTTGCTGCTCTGGAGATTTTCGCCCATGATGATATTGACCTCGTGATTCTTGACCTCATGCTACCCAAACTCTCGGGCGAGGAAGTCTGCAGGAGAATCCGCGAGAAGTCCTCAGTGCCGATCATCATGCTCACGGCCAAGACCAGCGAGTCCGACGTTGTTGAGGGGCTCGACTTGGGGGCTAATGACTACGTCGCAAAACCATTCAGCACACGAGTACTGATGGCACGTGTCAGGGCACAGCTCCGGCCAAGAGAAACGCGCGACAACATCGCCTCAGGAGTCTGCGCTGGCGGAAGGATAGAGATTGACCCGGAACGCGTCGAACTACGCAAAGACGGCGTACCTGTCCCAGTAACTAAGAGCGAGTTCCTTATCTTCTCGACGCTGGCTTCACGGCCTATCCGCACGTGGTCGCGCGAAGAGATAATAAGATCCGCGCTCGGTGATGACTATGACGGCTTCGACAGAACCATAGACACCTACATCAAGAACCTCCGCAAGAAGCTGGCAGAGCCCGGCCACGAAAACGGCTGGATAAAGACGATTTACGGCTTCGGCTACAGGTTCGACGATGATAAATAG
- the queD gene encoding 6-carboxytetrahydropterin synthase QueD — translation MLLSKDFTFDAAHNLVHYHGKCERLHGHTYRLRVTLEGQPDAEGMIMDFIELKQIVKEKVLSRLDHAYINDILPQPSAENIAVWVWRELAESVKRENCGLYEVSVWETASSCVTVRASDVS, via the coding sequence ATGTTACTCAGCAAGGATTTCACGTTTGACGCGGCACACAACCTCGTGCACTATCACGGGAAGTGCGAGCGTCTTCACGGGCACACATACAGGCTGAGGGTAACTCTTGAGGGACAGCCCGACGCTGAAGGGATGATTATGGACTTCATAGAGCTGAAGCAGATCGTGAAGGAGAAGGTGCTCTCGCGTCTTGACCACGCGTATATCAACGACATTCTTCCCCAGCCGAGCGCGGAGAATATAGCCGTGTGGGTGTGGCGGGAACTTGCGGAGAGCGTGAAGCGGGAGAACTGCGGGCTGTATGAAGTCAGCGTGTGGGAGACTGCTTCGAGCTGCGTAACTGTGAGGGCTTCTGACGTGTCATGA